A genomic segment from Streptosporangium roseum DSM 43021 encodes:
- a CDS encoding ABC transporter ATP-binding protein, which yields MPEETPVLAAEDVTKHFDTGRQTVRALENVTLRLYRGRIAALVGESGSGKTTLARLLAQFYPVTSGEIRLRGEVVSRPDKDFYGEVQLVFQDPFASLNSLRKVEHNVRRALKLHGHPADDAAVHELLAKVNLSPAAEFARKLPHELSGGQRQRVAIARALAVRPSVLLGDEPISMLDVSIRLDVLNLLARLREEEGLALLYITHDIASARYLSDDIYVMYAGQMVEGGPAESVIQEPKHPYTQLLLDSSPDPERAGGSSAFTATAKLGEPPSLVDPPPGCRFHPRCPFAKEQCKTSFPPRTEFADGSWTNCWLHNES from the coding sequence ATGCCTGAGGAGACCCCGGTCCTGGCCGCGGAGGACGTGACCAAGCACTTCGACACCGGCCGGCAGACCGTGCGCGCGCTGGAGAACGTGACGCTGCGCCTCTACCGCGGCCGCATCGCCGCCCTCGTCGGCGAGAGCGGCAGCGGCAAGACCACGCTGGCCCGGCTGCTCGCCCAGTTCTACCCCGTCACCTCGGGCGAGATCCGGCTGCGCGGCGAGGTGGTGAGCCGCCCGGACAAGGATTTCTACGGTGAGGTCCAGCTCGTCTTCCAGGACCCCTTCGCCTCGCTCAACTCGCTGCGCAAGGTCGAGCACAACGTGCGCAGGGCGCTCAAGCTGCACGGGCACCCGGCCGACGACGCGGCCGTGCACGAGCTGCTGGCCAAGGTGAACCTGAGCCCGGCCGCCGAGTTCGCCCGCAAGCTGCCGCACGAGCTGTCCGGCGGCCAGCGCCAGCGCGTGGCCATCGCCCGTGCGCTGGCCGTGCGGCCCTCGGTGCTGCTGGGGGACGAGCCGATCTCGATGCTCGACGTCTCCATCCGGCTCGACGTGCTCAACCTGCTGGCCAGGCTGCGCGAGGAGGAGGGCCTGGCGCTGCTGTACATCACCCATGACATCGCCAGCGCCCGCTACCTGTCCGACGACATCTATGTCATGTACGCCGGGCAGATGGTCGAAGGCGGTCCTGCCGAGTCGGTGATCCAGGAGCCCAAGCACCCCTACACCCAGCTGCTGCTCGACTCCTCCCCCGACCCGGAGCGGGCCGGCGGCAGCTCGGCGTTCACCGCGACGGCGAAGCTGGGCGAGCCGCCGAGCCTGGTGGACCCGCCGCCCGGCTGCCGCTTCCACCCGCGCTGCCCCTTCGCCAAGGAGCAGTGCAAGACGTCATTCCCACCACGCACCGAGTTCGCCGACGGGAGCTGGACAAACTGCTGGCTGCACAACGAGTCATGA
- a CDS encoding family 20 glycosylhydrolase: MNERPEVVPALQEWTGGTGEFRLGPESRVVCADERLGSRLAGELGIGHATEGPGDVVLEIVPSGGRAEGYRIEAAPGRVTITAPTARGLFYGTRTLVQILRTGAVPCGVAHDWPDYPVRGYMLDVGRRYVTPELIHRLVRLMGRYKLNELQLHLNDNEIKAPDGDWGKALHGFRLRSPAFPGLAPEESYSRDDWDGFEELAAAHAITLVPEIDAPAHSRAFISFDPSVGHDGGDSDHLDLANPAATELVKAVFTEFVPWFRGPAVHFGADEYYQSKALWKQFFNNMAAHVRSLGKQPRAWGGFTRLSPTGDTAGFDPDVVINSWNNGFYGPEGAREDSYALINSNDDLLYIVPEADYYHGAGLDAEWLYDHWEPHVFADGQSLDPGDPRLLGAMPALWNDLVRADYTEERMYELIEHSLGVLAQKMWSGAKAGLPYRDFVRLLQRLDSW, encoded by the coding sequence ATGAACGAGCGGCCCGAAGTCGTCCCGGCCCTGCAGGAATGGACCGGCGGCACCGGCGAGTTCCGGCTCGGCCCCGAGTCCCGGGTCGTCTGCGCCGACGAGAGGCTCGGCAGCCGCCTCGCCGGTGAGCTCGGCATCGGACACGCCACCGAGGGGCCGGGAGACGTCGTCCTGGAGATCGTCCCCTCCGGCGGCAGAGCCGAGGGCTACCGGATCGAAGCCGCGCCCGGCCGCGTGACGATCACCGCACCCACCGCTCGCGGCCTGTTCTACGGAACCCGCACCCTCGTGCAGATCCTCCGTACCGGCGCGGTCCCGTGCGGCGTGGCCCACGACTGGCCCGACTACCCGGTCCGCGGCTACATGCTCGACGTCGGCCGCCGCTACGTCACCCCCGAGCTCATCCACCGCCTCGTCCGCCTGATGGGCCGCTACAAGCTCAACGAGCTGCAGCTCCACCTCAACGACAATGAGATCAAAGCCCCGGACGGAGACTGGGGCAAGGCTCTGCACGGCTTCCGGCTGCGCTCGCCCGCCTTCCCCGGCCTGGCGCCGGAGGAGTCGTACTCCCGTGACGACTGGGACGGCTTCGAGGAACTCGCCGCCGCCCACGCGATCACCCTCGTCCCCGAGATCGACGCCCCGGCCCACTCGCGCGCCTTCATCTCCTTCGACCCCTCCGTGGGCCACGACGGCGGCGACTCCGACCACCTCGACCTGGCCAACCCGGCCGCGACCGAGCTGGTCAAGGCCGTGTTCACCGAGTTCGTGCCCTGGTTCCGCGGACCGGCTGTGCACTTCGGGGCCGACGAGTACTACCAGAGCAAGGCGTTGTGGAAGCAGTTCTTCAACAACATGGCCGCGCATGTGCGCTCGCTCGGCAAGCAGCCCCGCGCGTGGGGCGGGTTCACCCGCCTGTCCCCGACGGGTGACACCGCCGGATTCGACCCCGACGTGGTGATCAACAGCTGGAACAACGGCTTCTACGGCCCCGAGGGGGCTCGCGAGGACTCCTACGCCCTGATCAACAGCAATGACGACCTGCTCTACATCGTCCCCGAGGCCGACTACTACCACGGCGCCGGCCTCGACGCCGAGTGGCTCTACGACCACTGGGAGCCGCACGTCTTCGCCGACGGCCAATCCCTCGATCCGGGCGACCCCCGCCTGCTCGGCGCCATGCCGGCGCTCTGGAACGACCTGGTCAGAGCGGACTACACCGAGGAGAGGATGTACGAGCTCATCGAGCACAGCCTGGGCGTGCTCGCGCAGAAGATGTGGAGTGGCGCCAAGGCCGGGTTGCCGTACCGGGACTTCGTCCGGTTGCTGCAGAGGTTGGACTCCTGGTAG
- a CDS encoding trypsin-like serine peptidase, with product MLGSTVVTQPAQAASVVMVPLSPTVTAAQQVAWFWLADGAANLKNATPYTVQTAVGGERLSTDIVPDGPPASIPPLEGPASPEGEMPTTSGKVFFIGSDLQPHWCTGTAVRSKYRNVVATAGHCLLDTEAPAGPLTKWVFVPGYSEGTAPFGLYVGKQGVAHYDFDDIQDYDRDLAFVNVYRGVVPSSPDVLTNTGMLAENVGGQGVAFNQPLAPTVDVFGYPAGPEPDGSRPYTGETLERSTGSASAMKVTGLPTDRPIGVDSPFTGEGSLGSSWLTQYANDSRTGYLNGITISVSDTDGDNRYDTGVSPYFDGELYTVYQKASNVWTGIIA from the coding sequence GTGTTGGGTTCCACGGTCGTCACCCAGCCGGCACAGGCCGCGAGTGTGGTGATGGTCCCGTTGTCTCCCACTGTGACGGCGGCTCAGCAGGTCGCATGGTTCTGGCTCGCCGACGGGGCCGCCAACCTGAAGAACGCCACGCCGTACACCGTGCAGACCGCGGTCGGCGGGGAACGCCTGTCCACGGACATCGTCCCGGACGGCCCCCCGGCTTCCATCCCGCCGCTGGAGGGGCCGGCCTCGCCGGAAGGGGAGATGCCCACGACCTCGGGCAAGGTGTTCTTCATCGGCAGCGACCTCCAGCCGCACTGGTGCACCGGCACGGCCGTGCGCTCGAAATACCGGAACGTCGTCGCGACGGCAGGTCACTGCCTGCTGGACACCGAGGCCCCGGCCGGCCCGCTCACCAAGTGGGTCTTCGTCCCCGGCTACTCCGAGGGCACGGCCCCGTTCGGCCTGTACGTCGGGAAGCAGGGCGTCGCCCACTACGACTTCGACGACATCCAGGACTACGACCGCGACCTCGCCTTCGTCAACGTGTACCGCGGTGTCGTCCCCTCTTCGCCGGACGTGCTGACCAATACCGGGATGCTGGCCGAGAACGTCGGCGGTCAGGGGGTCGCGTTCAACCAGCCGCTCGCGCCCACGGTCGACGTCTTCGGCTACCCCGCCGGCCCCGAGCCCGACGGCAGCCGGCCCTACACGGGCGAGACCCTCGAACGGTCGACCGGATCGGCGTCCGCGATGAAGGTCACCGGCCTCCCCACGGACCGGCCCATCGGCGTTGACTCCCCGTTCACCGGTGAAGGCTCTCTCGGGTCCTCGTGGCTGACCCAGTACGCGAACGACAGCCGCACCGGCTATCTCAACGGCATCACGATCAGCGTTTCCGACACCGATGGCGACAACCGGTACGACACCGGCGTCTCGCCGTACTTCGACGGTGAGTTGTACACGGTCTACCAGAAGGCCTCCAACGTCTGGACCGGCATCATCGCTTAG
- a CDS encoding YciI family protein — translation MVGILGMEFFCYHRDRPGSATLRDQLVEEHWSYMDRYAAELIARGPTLSPDGETATGSVHIVDLPDLATARAFVFDEPNYQAGVYRDVVLRRWRNVLGRTMWDFPGGKEGGNRYLVLGLGSGQAADLVPADRDELIAYGPLLSDDGTTWLGTALLVRAPDPDAARAVLTPDRYADIEVHDWTFGGRR, via the coding sequence ATGGTAGGTATTCTTGGCATGGAGTTCTTCTGTTATCACCGTGATCGCCCCGGTTCCGCGACCCTCCGTGACCAGTTGGTGGAGGAACATTGGTCCTACATGGACCGGTACGCGGCGGAGCTGATCGCCCGCGGCCCCACTTTGAGCCCCGACGGCGAGACGGCCACCGGCAGCGTGCACATCGTCGACCTGCCGGACCTCGCCACCGCACGCGCGTTCGTCTTCGATGAGCCCAACTACCAGGCCGGTGTGTACCGGGACGTGGTGTTGCGCCGATGGCGCAACGTGCTGGGGCGTACCATGTGGGATTTCCCTGGTGGCAAGGAGGGCGGCAACCGGTATCTGGTGCTGGGCCTCGGCTCCGGGCAGGCCGCCGACCTTGTCCCGGCCGACCGGGACGAGCTGATCGCGTATGGGCCGTTGCTGTCCGACGACGGCACCACCTGGCTGGGTACGGCGCTGCTGGTCCGGGCGCCGGACCCGGATGCGGCACGCGCCGTCCTGACTCCGGATCGGTACGCCGACATCGAGGTCCACGACTGGACGTTCGGCGGGCGGCGGTAA
- a CDS encoding endonuclease Q family protein, with translation MRFHADLHIHSKYSRACSKDSDLEHLARWARRKGVTVMGAGDFTHPAWFERLREDLVPAEPGLFRLRAELDGEAARGLPPGVASAEVRFMLSVEVSTVYRRGGRTRKIHHLVYMPGFDAAEAFNRGVARFGDLSSDGRPTLGLDSRELLEITLACGDGAYLVPAHVWTPWFGVFGSKSGFDTIEECYGDLAGHIFALETGLSSDPAMNWRVSGLDRYRMVSYSDAHSPPRVGRESTVFDVDLDYFAVLRALRTGAGHEGTVEFFPEEGRYHLDGHRKCGVRMAPEQTREHGGICPVCGRPLTVGVLSRVEELADREEAVRPDGAAGFRNLVPLPEIVGEILGVGPQSKKVLAEVDGLIAALGPEPTILEDVPVGDIAALSPPLAEAVDRLRRGKVIREPGYDGEYGTIRLFGPGEPSPADTVTTPALF, from the coding sequence ATGCGGTTCCATGCCGATCTGCACATCCACTCGAAATACTCCAGGGCCTGCAGCAAGGACAGCGACCTGGAGCATCTGGCCCGGTGGGCACGGCGCAAGGGCGTCACCGTGATGGGCGCCGGAGACTTCACGCATCCGGCCTGGTTCGAGCGGCTCCGCGAGGACCTCGTGCCGGCGGAGCCCGGGCTGTTCCGGCTCCGCGCGGAGCTGGACGGGGAGGCCGCTCGCGGGCTGCCGCCCGGTGTGGCCTCGGCCGAAGTGCGGTTCATGCTGTCGGTGGAGGTCTCCACGGTCTACCGGCGCGGCGGGCGCACCCGCAAGATCCACCACCTGGTGTACATGCCCGGGTTCGACGCGGCGGAGGCGTTCAACCGCGGCGTGGCGCGCTTCGGCGACCTGAGCTCGGACGGCCGGCCCACCCTCGGCCTGGACTCCCGCGAGCTGCTGGAGATCACCCTGGCCTGCGGCGACGGCGCCTACCTGGTGCCGGCGCACGTCTGGACACCCTGGTTCGGCGTGTTCGGCTCCAAGTCCGGGTTCGACACGATCGAGGAGTGCTACGGCGACCTGGCCGGTCACATCTTCGCGCTGGAGACCGGGCTGTCCAGCGACCCCGCGATGAACTGGCGGGTCTCCGGCCTGGACCGCTACCGGATGGTGAGCTACTCCGACGCGCACTCGCCGCCCAGGGTCGGCCGCGAGAGCACGGTGTTCGACGTCGACCTCGACTACTTCGCGGTCCTGCGCGCGCTGCGGACCGGCGCCGGGCACGAGGGGACGGTCGAGTTCTTCCCCGAGGAGGGGAGATACCACCTGGACGGGCACCGCAAGTGCGGCGTCCGGATGGCCCCGGAGCAGACGCGCGAGCACGGCGGGATCTGCCCGGTGTGCGGCAGGCCGCTCACGGTGGGCGTGCTGAGCCGGGTCGAGGAGCTGGCCGACCGCGAGGAGGCCGTACGGCCGGACGGCGCCGCCGGTTTCCGCAACCTCGTCCCGCTCCCGGAGATCGTGGGCGAGATCCTCGGGGTGGGGCCGCAGAGCAAGAAGGTGCTCGCGGAGGTCGACGGTCTCATCGCCGCCCTGGGGCCGGAGCCGACGATCCTGGAGGACGTGCCGGTCGGCGACATCGCGGCCCTCTCCCCGCCGCTCGCCGAGGCCGTCGACCGGCTGCGCCGCGGCAAGGTGATCCGGGAGCCCGGGTACGACGGTGAGTACGGGACGATCCGGCTCTTCGGACCCGGCGAGCCCAGCCCGGCGGACACGGTCACCACCCCGGCGCTTTTCTGA
- a CDS encoding STM4015 family protein produces MTDDFLAKLSAVVKGSEAIMRQVGHTHDGHYDHDEEDLAALNAETPADPRDPGEAFIPASGAYHWDMAGAHRETYAGLPVAEPHVIVHHRSPDPWRFAWPLYDGDPDRENDDGSGFAAGLEELLGTVDGSRIQAIVVAGSGAPNAPAMLAANAHRLPRLRSLFLGFVEPEHWEISWIQQGDVTPVLEAFPRLERLDVRGSEGLRLRPVRHASLKVLRFESGGLPGHVVRAVGESELPGLEHLEMWLGVSQYGGDATVGDLQGILSGSGLPALRRLGLRDSEIQDEVAAAVASAPVVARLEALSLSMGALTDTGAESLLSGQPLTHLRHLDLHHHFLTDDMAARVRLALPGVEVDLSEPQPSLEEWRYVAVSE; encoded by the coding sequence ATGACGGACGACTTTCTGGCGAAGCTGTCCGCGGTCGTCAAGGGCAGTGAGGCGATCATGCGGCAGGTGGGCCACACGCACGACGGCCACTACGACCACGACGAGGAGGATCTCGCGGCACTCAACGCCGAGACACCGGCTGACCCGCGCGATCCCGGTGAGGCGTTCATCCCCGCAAGCGGGGCCTACCACTGGGACATGGCGGGCGCCCATCGGGAGACCTACGCCGGGCTGCCCGTCGCCGAACCGCACGTGATCGTCCACCACCGCTCCCCCGACCCCTGGCGGTTCGCCTGGCCTCTCTACGACGGCGACCCGGACCGCGAGAACGACGACGGCTCCGGGTTCGCGGCCGGGCTGGAGGAACTGCTCGGCACGGTCGACGGTTCCAGGATCCAGGCCATCGTGGTGGCCGGGAGCGGCGCACCCAACGCTCCCGCCATGCTCGCGGCCAACGCCCACCGGCTGCCGCGGCTGCGTTCGCTGTTCCTCGGCTTCGTCGAACCGGAGCACTGGGAGATCTCCTGGATCCAGCAGGGCGACGTCACCCCGGTCCTGGAGGCCTTCCCCCGCCTGGAGCGGCTGGACGTACGCGGCAGCGAGGGACTGCGGCTGCGGCCCGTACGGCACGCGTCCCTCAAGGTCCTGCGCTTCGAGTCCGGCGGACTGCCCGGCCACGTCGTCCGCGCGGTCGGCGAGTCGGAGCTGCCCGGCCTGGAGCATCTGGAGATGTGGCTCGGCGTCTCCCAGTACGGCGGCGACGCCACCGTGGGCGACCTGCAGGGCATCCTGTCAGGCAGCGGCCTGCCCGCGCTGCGGCGGCTCGGGCTGCGCGACAGCGAGATCCAGGACGAGGTGGCCGCCGCGGTGGCGTCGGCGCCCGTCGTCGCCCGCCTGGAGGCGCTCAGCCTGAGCATGGGCGCGCTGACGGACACCGGAGCCGAGTCGCTGCTGAGCGGCCAGCCCCTCACCCATCTGCGCCACCTCGACCTGCACCACCACTTCCTGACCGACGACATGGCCGCGCGGGTCCGGCTCGCCCTTCCCGGCGTCGAGGTCGACCTCTCCGAGCCCCAGCCCTCGCTGGAAGAGTGGCGCTACGTCGCCGTCTCGGAGTGA
- a CDS encoding aldo/keto reductase, with the protein MQALVQRPLGRTHLTVTRLGLGLAALGRPAYITLGREEDLGDDRGVAAMRARTWAVLDAAWARGVRYFDTARSYGRAEEFLAGWLRERGIAPGAATTGSKWGYAYVGGWRMDAEHHEVKELSAERLRRQLDQTRELLGEHLSLYQIHSATVESGVLEDEGVLGRLRALRAEGVAIGLSTTGPRQADTIARAVEIGTFDTVQSTWNLLERSAGGALSRAHGAGMGVIVKEGVANGRLTARAAPAPLAAAARDRGVTPDALALAAVLARPWAGVVLSGAVSVEQLHSNLGAAEVGWDADLDERLAGLAEDPETYWAGRGALAWA; encoded by the coding sequence GTGCAGGCACTCGTCCAACGGCCGCTGGGCCGGACCCACCTGACGGTGACGCGGCTCGGTCTCGGCCTGGCCGCGCTCGGCCGCCCCGCCTACATCACGCTCGGCCGCGAGGAGGATCTCGGCGACGACCGCGGCGTCGCCGCGATGCGGGCGCGGACCTGGGCCGTGCTCGACGCGGCGTGGGCGAGGGGCGTGCGCTACTTCGACACGGCGCGTTCGTACGGCCGCGCGGAGGAGTTCCTCGCCGGCTGGCTGCGCGAGCGCGGGATCGCGCCGGGAGCGGCGACGACCGGCTCGAAATGGGGATACGCCTACGTGGGCGGCTGGCGGATGGACGCCGAGCACCACGAGGTGAAGGAGCTGTCGGCCGAGCGGCTCCGCCGCCAGCTCGACCAGACGCGCGAGCTGCTCGGCGAGCACCTGTCGCTCTATCAGATCCACTCGGCGACGGTGGAGAGCGGAGTGCTCGAAGACGAGGGTGTGCTCGGCCGGCTGCGCGCGCTGCGGGCCGAGGGCGTCGCGATCGGGCTCAGCACGACGGGCCCGCGCCAGGCGGACACGATCGCGCGGGCGGTCGAGATCGGGACGTTCGACACGGTGCAGTCCACCTGGAACCTGCTCGAACGTTCGGCCGGCGGAGCCCTCTCCCGGGCGCACGGGGCGGGGATGGGCGTGATCGTCAAGGAGGGGGTGGCGAACGGGCGGCTGACCGCCCGCGCGGCTCCCGCCCCGCTGGCGGCGGCCGCGCGCGATCGGGGGGTGACACCGGACGCGCTCGCGCTCGCGGCCGTGCTCGCACGACCCTGGGCCGGGGTGGTGCTGAGCGGCGCGGTCTCGGTCGAGCAGCTGCACAGCAATCTGGGCGCGGCCGAGGTGGGATGGGACGCGGATCTCGACGAGCGGCTCGCCGGGCTGGCCGAGGACCCCGAGACCTACTGGGCCGGACGCGGCGCGCTCGCCTGGGCCTGA
- a CDS encoding YchJ family protein, with protein sequence MGLTWWNARPREIAEPGWVVNGRVDVREETVGVIARPPVRRCRRPPGFRAIRQVRSGTIEGMSRRVPATAGCLCGLPAPYQDCCARFHRGEGSASTAELLMRSRFSAFGVGDEAYLLRTWHPADRPPRVELDKKLRWVRLEILETADGSVFHNEGTVRFRAHYLDRGQPGQMEEHSRFVRLDGRWVYAGVV encoded by the coding sequence ATGGGTCTGACCTGGTGGAACGCGCGGCCCCGTGAGATCGCCGAGCCCGGATGGGTCGTCAACGGGCGGGTCGACGTGCGCGAGGAGACGGTGGGCGTCATCGCCCGGCCACCGGTCCGGCGCTGCCGTCGCCCTCCCGGCTTCCGGGCGATCCGCCAGGTCCGTTCGGGCACAATAGAGGGCATGTCCCGTCGTGTCCCCGCCACCGCCGGCTGCCTCTGCGGCCTGCCGGCCCCCTACCAGGACTGCTGTGCCCGCTTCCACCGGGGCGAGGGTTCGGCCTCCACCGCCGAGCTGCTCATGCGGTCCCGTTTCAGCGCGTTCGGCGTCGGCGACGAGGCATACCTGCTGCGCACCTGGCACCCCGCCGACCGCCCGCCCCGCGTCGAGCTCGACAAGAAGCTGCGCTGGGTCCGCCTGGAGATCCTGGAGACCGCCGACGGCAGCGTCTTCCACAACGAGGGGACGGTCCGGTTCCGCGCCCACTACCTTGATCGCGGACAGCCCGGGCAGATGGAGGAGCACAGCCGTTTCGTCCGCCTCGACGGCCGCTGGGTCTACGCGGGCGTCGTGTAG